A genomic window from Nocardioides sp. BP30 includes:
- a CDS encoding matrixin family metalloprotease gives MRLPDQRLLPRALVVVLATLLPLIGLDVRATAAGYDGPLWGMSLPSGSYQQGAAVSAEVSVTGGTAAVLFTAAIDAGDAGGGWRELARWTVSLSPGESATHTFALPDQASGRYPMRLRIGDRTVVFAYVVTRHAETNDPAIIRTARSVALEPGRLPRRARLATSRRVRGTLRADGVPMVGQRVMVQVAATAAKRGGWATVPGSAVLTDAHGRFALAVPTYYYGRHTYRIEAPAVLGHWTDAGQVLGWAEASSVTAVVRVPLNRPAHGGAGHYRFLVGAKRAGSPARWNGCVPIPYSITGAHAPAGAARTVRRALVRVSAATGLRFVYRGRTSYRPYRTPRSATRRPTGITFAWASPRQAPKLSGDVLGYGDDAPAVNGRWTSGVVVLDRTFRYEPGFRAAAGRSAIGLVLLHEMGHVLGLAHVRDRSQVMYPVLGRPTSGGYQAGDLTGLHRLGLEAGCV, from the coding sequence GTGCGCCTGCCAGACCAGCGCCTCCTGCCACGAGCTCTCGTCGTAGTCCTCGCGACCCTGCTCCCGCTCATCGGCCTCGACGTCCGGGCGACGGCCGCCGGATACGACGGGCCGCTCTGGGGGATGAGCCTGCCGAGCGGCAGCTACCAGCAGGGTGCCGCCGTGAGCGCCGAGGTCTCCGTGACCGGTGGTACCGCCGCCGTGCTCTTCACCGCGGCGATCGACGCAGGCGATGCCGGCGGCGGCTGGCGAGAGCTGGCCCGCTGGACGGTCAGCCTCTCGCCGGGTGAGTCCGCGACGCACACCTTCGCGCTGCCGGACCAGGCGAGCGGGCGGTATCCGATGCGGCTGCGGATCGGGGACCGCACCGTTGTGTTCGCCTACGTCGTCACCCGCCACGCCGAGACGAACGACCCTGCCATCATCCGCACCGCACGCTCGGTCGCACTCGAGCCGGGACGCCTCCCGCGTCGGGCGCGGCTCGCGACCTCGAGGCGCGTGCGCGGCACCCTTCGAGCCGACGGTGTACCGATGGTGGGTCAGCGGGTGATGGTCCAGGTCGCCGCCACCGCGGCGAAGCGCGGCGGCTGGGCGACCGTGCCGGGTTCGGCGGTGCTGACCGACGCACACGGCCGGTTCGCCCTCGCCGTGCCGACGTACTACTACGGCCGTCACACCTACCGGATCGAGGCACCGGCGGTGCTGGGGCACTGGACCGACGCCGGCCAGGTGCTCGGCTGGGCGGAGGCCTCCTCGGTGACGGCGGTGGTCAGGGTGCCGCTGAACCGCCCCGCACACGGTGGTGCCGGCCACTACCGCTTCCTGGTCGGCGCCAAGCGGGCCGGCTCGCCGGCCCGCTGGAACGGGTGCGTGCCGATCCCGTACTCGATCACCGGTGCGCACGCGCCGGCCGGTGCGGCCAGGACCGTACGGCGGGCGCTCGTGCGGGTGAGTGCGGCGACCGGACTCCGCTTCGTCTACCGGGGCAGGACCTCCTACCGGCCCTACCGCACGCCACGCTCGGCGACGCGGCGCCCCACTGGCATCACGTTCGCCTGGGCGAGCCCGCGGCAGGCTCCGAAGCTGTCCGGCGACGTGCTCGGCTACGGCGACGACGCACCGGCGGTGAACGGCCGCTGGACCAGCGGCGTGGTCGTGCTCGACAGGACGTTCCGTTACGAGCCCGGCTTCCGCGCCGCTGCCGGCCGATCGGCGATCGGGCTGGTCCTCCTGCACGAGATGGGGCACGTGCTGGGGCTGGCTCATGTGCGCGACCGCAGCCAGGTGATGTACCCGGTCCTGGGACGCCCCACCTCCGGCGGCTACCAGGCGGGCGACCTCACCGGCCTGCACCGCCTCGGTCTGGAGGCCGGCTGCGTCTGA
- a CDS encoding TetR/AcrR family transcriptional regulator, whose protein sequence is MATDARVDPRAERTRRQIRDAVVALAGSGAEPITVSAVARAAGVNRSSFYAHFDSLEDVACSMLDESLAEIADLGWRERATPGADRGAQGRRDLLALVGHVSQHRAFYAAVLARGAAAAPAQNHVASVLRSRFEESFLRYGALEIAGEPAVTAASIGVGAALAALVTAWLRDDLSCSAEELAAHCAEVFPEWTRRLQAPGATTAPHDTHLEARRAP, encoded by the coding sequence ATGGCCACCGATGCCAGAGTCGATCCCCGGGCCGAGCGCACCCGCCGGCAGATCCGGGACGCGGTCGTTGCGCTCGCCGGCAGCGGCGCAGAGCCGATCACGGTCAGCGCGGTGGCGCGAGCGGCCGGAGTGAATCGATCCTCGTTCTACGCACACTTCGACTCCCTGGAGGACGTCGCCTGCAGCATGCTCGACGAGTCACTCGCCGAGATCGCCGATCTGGGCTGGCGTGAGCGCGCCACCCCAGGCGCCGACCGCGGCGCCCAAGGGCGGCGCGACCTGCTGGCCCTGGTGGGCCACGTGTCCCAGCATCGGGCGTTCTACGCCGCCGTCCTCGCCCGCGGCGCCGCCGCCGCGCCCGCGCAGAACCACGTGGCAAGCGTGCTGCGCTCCAGGTTCGAGGAATCGTTCCTGCGATACGGCGCTCTCGAGATCGCCGGCGAGCCGGCCGTCACCGCTGCCTCGATCGGCGTCGGGGCAGCGCTCGCGGCGCTGGTCACGGCGTGGCTGCGCGACGACCTGTCCTGCTCCGCGGAGGAGTTGGCCGCTCACTGTGCCGAGGTCTTCCCCGAGTGGACCCGCCGGCTTCAGGCCCCCGGTGCCACCACGGCGCCCCATGACACCCACCTCGAGGCAAGGAGAGCCCCATGA
- a CDS encoding Bax inhibitor-1/YccA family protein yields MPSNNPVFRNSDEFKSGYNSYGNASYAGNGAGYSGYGDPSTWSVGTPGAPTAPARATGPMTIDTVVQRTAISIVVVFVAALATWVLTPSISSEQNLNAVYSAAVVGSLGAFVLSMVNSFKRIISPALVIAFAAFEGVALGALSKTFDAAFGSGVVTGAVLGTFAAFAGTLAAYKYFDIQVGNKFRTMVLGAVLGMVGLSVLELVLSLFGSGLGLFGFGALGLLTSVIGLALGVFMLVMDFDFVEQGVRNGLPERESWRAAFAMTVSLVWIYTNLLRLLAIVTNNR; encoded by the coding sequence ATGCCAAGCAACAACCCGGTGTTCCGGAACTCCGACGAGTTCAAGTCCGGCTACAACTCCTACGGGAACGCCTCCTACGCCGGGAACGGCGCCGGCTACTCCGGCTATGGCGACCCGTCCACGTGGAGCGTGGGCACGCCGGGGGCCCCGACCGCGCCGGCGCGCGCCACCGGCCCGATGACGATCGACACGGTCGTCCAGCGGACCGCCATCAGCATCGTGGTCGTCTTCGTCGCCGCGCTGGCGACCTGGGTGCTGACGCCTTCGATCAGCTCGGAGCAGAACCTCAACGCCGTCTACAGCGCTGCTGTCGTCGGCAGCCTGGGTGCCTTCGTGCTCTCGATGGTCAACTCGTTCAAGCGGATCATCAGCCCGGCCCTGGTGATCGCCTTCGCTGCGTTCGAGGGCGTCGCGCTCGGCGCGCTGAGCAAGACCTTCGACGCCGCGTTCGGCAGCGGTGTCGTCACCGGTGCCGTGCTCGGCACCTTCGCCGCGTTCGCCGGCACGCTGGCGGCGTACAAGTACTTCGACATCCAGGTCGGCAACAAGTTCCGCACGATGGTGCTGGGTGCCGTGCTGGGCATGGTCGGGCTCTCGGTGCTCGAGCTGGTGCTGAGCCTGTTCGGCTCCGGCCTGGGCCTGTTCGGCTTCGGCGCGCTCGGCCTGCTCACCTCGGTGATCGGCCTGGCCCTGGGCGTCTTCATGCTGGTGATGGACTTCGACTTCGTCGAGCAGGGTGTCCGCAACGGGCTCCCCGAGCGGGAGTCGTGGCGGGCCGCCTTCGCGATGACCGTCAGCCTGGTCTGGATCTACACCAACCTGCTGCGCCTGCTGGCGATCGTGACGAACAACCGCTGA
- a CDS encoding SGNH/GDSL hydrolase family protein produces the protein MTRARGRSSAALRVGGWLAAAAGGFVAVIAAEVKFAHATINAVTLIPPPDPTGTYGADGPRADEPPITVAVLGDSSAAGYGLEVAAETPGALVGQGVAEWSGRKILLRDLAVVGAVSAELDEQVDRALALHADVAIILIGANDVVRMVRPTVAVSHLVRAVERLHGDGVAVLVGTVPDLGSIKPILPPLRQIARAWSRRIAAEQMIRVVRAGGRAISLADILGPEFTADRDFFFGPDKFHPSAAGYAALAEVLLPSTLAALGLLGDEQAQLATYRGQPALPIAAAALRAVNVPGTELGSVPKPRGRLGRLWVRVARRPRAR, from the coding sequence GTGACGCGAGCCAGAGGACGATCCAGCGCCGCGCTGCGGGTCGGCGGCTGGCTGGCCGCGGCCGCCGGCGGGTTCGTCGCGGTGATCGCCGCCGAGGTGAAGTTCGCGCACGCGACGATCAACGCCGTCACCCTCATCCCGCCACCCGACCCCACCGGCACGTACGGCGCCGACGGGCCGCGGGCGGACGAGCCCCCGATCACCGTCGCCGTCCTCGGTGACTCCAGCGCCGCGGGCTACGGGCTCGAGGTCGCCGCGGAGACCCCCGGTGCGCTGGTCGGCCAGGGTGTCGCGGAGTGGTCCGGCCGCAAGATCCTGCTGCGCGACCTGGCCGTGGTGGGCGCCGTCTCCGCCGAGCTCGACGAGCAGGTCGACAGGGCGCTGGCCCTGCACGCCGACGTGGCGATCATCCTGATCGGCGCCAACGACGTGGTCCGGATGGTGCGGCCCACCGTCGCCGTCTCGCACCTGGTGCGGGCGGTGGAGCGGCTGCACGGCGACGGCGTGGCGGTGCTGGTCGGTACCGTGCCCGATCTCGGCTCGATCAAGCCCATCCTGCCCCCGTTGCGGCAGATCGCCCGCGCCTGGTCGCGACGCATCGCCGCCGAGCAGATGATCCGGGTGGTGCGCGCGGGCGGACGCGCGATCTCGCTGGCCGACATCCTGGGCCCGGAGTTCACCGCCGACCGGGACTTCTTCTTCGGGCCCGACAAGTTCCATCCCTCGGCGGCCGGCTACGCGGCGCTGGCCGAGGTGCTGCTGCCCTCGACCCTCGCGGCCCTCGGGCTGCTCGGTGACGAGCAGGCCCAGCTGGCGACGTACCGCGGTCAGCCGGCCCTGCCGATCGCCGCCGCAGCCCTGCGGGCCGTCAACGTTCCCGGCACCGAGCTCGGTTCGGTGCCGAAGCCACGAGGCCGCCTGGGACGGCTGTGGGTGCGCGTCGCCAGGCGGCCTCGGGCTCGCTGA
- a CDS encoding cystathionine beta-synthase, with protein sequence MEYVDSLLDLIGNTPLLRLDRSLDGLPTAGPIVLAKVEYLNPGGSVKDRIATRMIEAAEASGALQPGGMIVEPTSGNTGVGLAMVAQKKGYRCVFVCPDKVSEDKRNVLKAYGAEVVVCPTAVAPEHPDSYYNVSDRLASQPGAWKPDQYSNPHNPRSHYETTGPEIWRQTEGRITHFVAGVGTGGTISGIGRYLKEQNPAVQIIGADPAGSVYSGGTGRPYLVEGVGEDFWPETYDREVADRIIEVSDADSFAFTRRLAREEALLVGGSSGMAAFAARQLAHELAEAGEHDAVIVVLLPDSGRGYLTKVFNDDWLAQYGFPTGKETSSQTVGEVLRGKSGPLPALVHTHPSETVAEAIHILQEYGVSQMPVVRAEPPIVAAEVAGSVSDRSLMDALFTGTAKLTDPVEQHMSPALPTIGSTEEAAAAVALLESADAVLVHEDGKPVGVLTRQDLLTVLANS encoded by the coding sequence ATGGAGTACGTGGACTCGCTGCTCGACCTCATCGGCAACACCCCGCTGCTGAGGCTCGACCGCTCACTGGACGGACTGCCGACCGCCGGACCGATCGTCCTGGCCAAGGTCGAGTACCTCAACCCGGGTGGTTCGGTGAAGGACCGGATCGCCACCCGCATGATCGAGGCGGCGGAGGCCTCCGGCGCTCTGCAGCCGGGCGGGATGATCGTCGAGCCGACCAGTGGCAACACCGGCGTCGGCCTGGCGATGGTGGCGCAGAAGAAGGGCTACCGGTGCGTCTTCGTCTGCCCCGACAAGGTCAGCGAGGACAAGCGCAACGTGCTCAAGGCGTACGGCGCCGAGGTGGTCGTCTGCCCGACCGCCGTCGCGCCGGAGCACCCCGACTCCTACTACAACGTCAGCGACCGGCTCGCCTCTCAGCCGGGGGCGTGGAAGCCCGACCAGTACTCCAACCCGCACAACCCGCGCTCCCACTACGAGACCACCGGCCCCGAGATCTGGCGGCAGACCGAGGGCCGGATCACCCACTTCGTCGCCGGCGTCGGCACGGGCGGGACGATCAGTGGCATCGGCCGCTACCTGAAGGAGCAGAATCCCGCCGTCCAGATCATCGGCGCCGACCCTGCGGGCAGCGTCTACAGCGGTGGCACCGGCCGTCCCTATCTCGTCGAGGGCGTCGGCGAGGACTTCTGGCCCGAGACCTACGACCGCGAGGTGGCCGATCGCATCATCGAGGTCTCCGACGCCGACTCCTTCGCCTTCACCCGGCGGCTGGCCCGGGAGGAGGCCCTGCTGGTGGGCGGGTCGAGTGGCATGGCCGCCTTCGCCGCCAGGCAGCTCGCGCACGAGCTTGCCGAGGCGGGCGAGCACGACGCCGTGATCGTGGTCCTGCTCCCCGACTCCGGCCGCGGCTACCTCACCAAGGTCTTCAACGACGACTGGCTCGCACAGTACGGCTTCCCGACCGGCAAGGAGACCTCGAGCCAGACGGTGGGGGAGGTGCTGCGGGGCAAGAGCGGGCCGCTGCCGGCGCTGGTGCACACCCACCCGAGCGAGACGGTCGCGGAGGCGATCCACATCCTCCAGGAGTACGGCGTCAGCCAGATGCCGGTCGTGCGTGCCGAGCCGCCGATCGTGGCCGCGGAGGTGGCCGGTTCGGTCTCCGACCGCAGCCTGATGGATGCGCTCTTCACCGGCACCGCCAAGCTCACGGACCCGGTCGAGCAGCACATGTCGCCGGCGCTCCCGACGATCGGCTCCACCGAGGAGGCAGCCGCGGCGGTGGCGTTGCTGGAGTCGGCGGACGCGGTGCTCGTGCACGAGGACGGCAAGCCCGTCGGGGTGCTCACGCGGCAGGATCTGCTGACCGTCCTGGCGAACAGCTG